The Silene latifolia isolate original U9 population chromosome 4, ASM4854445v1, whole genome shotgun sequence region tgaaagaaatacaataatagaaatacaataatgaaaattacaatagttacattggattaggcgatttatgtcgaaaatacctttaaaacggataatttgagaaaacggaTAAAAGAAatcaacgaacaggaattagaaggtgataatacggatattagttagttacgaaagctaattaattaggtcaaggcagaaaaggagttcagaggcagaactcatcctggaacagcgcaAGCAGATCGCGCCCTCAGGGAAGAGGCGACAGACGCGTCTAttccaagggtgaattctggctgtgaagccggaactgcaaaccgttaatgtcgattggtgattttaatgatggattaaaattatttactcggatggaagtgtttaacagattaattaacatatgaatgggtcgtaaaaacagtaaaacatgggtgAGACGGAAtataacgaattaattacatgattaatgatattaatgaatgagtcctctgttgaaatcaattaactagtctaaacatgatgattgtacaacgaatatacgacaaacatgtgaataaacaaacgaaaactatatcaatgacgaattccagaaactcaatatggttaaattgaatctctaaaatccgggtttgaatttaatgacgaaaacccgtaaatatggattatttaggatttaagtcggacttatgatgattaaaacatattaatgaatgacgaattatatacatgtgattattaaactatcatgtgaaagaattaaagaacaaatcaaatacaaatcaaatacgaacaagaacgaattacagaggacgaagaagaagaaaagaagcaggaactgcggcagcctcacgaagaggcgcagcaggaactgcgctccttcgaagaggcgcgcgattctttgcgtcttttctcgactgtcagtcttctgaaaatccgtaaaaaaaggttttaaagacggttttagaaatcggttttaatggtgttttcgacataaagcTTACAATAAtgatatgataaataaaatacaataaataaaagagagattacaccctcagacttacatgttgacgaaacgagatgtactaagatatcgattagtgaaagctcgacgcgaatgcaaagagagtgccctcgtaagaggaaaacgattgattaatttaagttgattgagtgtagttggtcaaattggtcggtcatgcaacggagaggctggtacccggaaagatccgagcttacgtggtcggaagtccaagcacgtaggcgccaattagtaagaacgaagtctagaatgcaaagggagaagagaagggcggacactcgcgtgagaaatatgaggaacgaaggctcctatttatactaatcacgcggaggaatagggtttcggagactctttggaagtgaatctcggaaagatatgaaaaagatacgtaaatcatgcaaagaagggcctgggaagaggcgcagcgagcccactgcgtctcttggaagaggcgcactgggctttgcgtctattcccgtgaggtttcctctgccgaagaaagatttcgcgtttgagttatggtaggacggaaataattcgattatcttatgaatattacgggatattatttgccaaaagataaaatttatgaaatatggaatagaaatatccggaacattccagaacattctgactcgggatttaacagttatcagaaaatggagacggtttttgacccggactccgaatgtactctaattactgccaaaacgaccgtatcaggacgtagatgacaactatgaggtcgaTATTAATATttaagcaatcacttgacgataatcttacgaactgtcacaaatcgttccgcgaatcgaacatgcggcccaatcatcaccgggtggtttgcgggaggtgcagaaacgaggtgtctacagactTGTGTACATGGATCCTCTAGGTTTCAATGTTAATTCTGATCTGTTGTCACTCTATGACATTTCAGTAGGTAGTCGAAAACATGGTACATCGTTTGGATTATGAGCAGCTGGCTACTTGCCACCGCAAAGCCTTGCTGAACTTGCATCCTTACTTTGTGCGCTGTGACATGGTGTACTTGAAGAGTCAAGAGTCTAATGTCCATGTCTTTCATCAAAGGGCTTCCAAGCCTTTGTTATATTGACTACAAAATCTGTGTTAATACTTCATTGTTCTGGTGTGTTAGCACTTAGCCATGCCTCAtatattttctttttctctccTTTTCATCAGGGGTCCAAAATCTTAATTTTGATGTTTGATCCTGTTTTTGCTAGAAATGTATTGTGGTATATGTTGATTATTATTCAATTCGTATACTTtcaagccaattagctcaaatggaagagcattgtgcaatgcacaagatgtgggttcaactccCACATTGGCTAGGAAGTAcccttgtttctttttttttttgataaaatgtaaagtatatatataaattgaaGGAGATATACATATAGATGCTCTATGCAGTCAGTCATAAGACCAACCAGTAGGCATAAGACCAACCAGTAGGCATATAGAGTTCTAACATGCAAGAATGCAGGATTCTCCACTGCTCAACTCACAAACAATTCCTATCTCTCAGATTATCTCATTACATACTTCCAATGAAATTTAATCTGCCAAACACCTCATCTCTGCTCAAATCTCTCTATCCATTGTACGTCCTTTGCTCCAACAGGTCTCCTGATGTTAGGAGAGCACCTATCTTGTACCAATTTCCGTATCTTCAAAGCTACAATAATAGGCATCACCAGTTTCATCTCTAACCTGCTAACATTCCGTTGGTGCCAAATAGTATACAGGTACGCATTCATCACTGCTCTAATAATTCTCTTTTTGAGTCTCGTGAACCTGCACATTAGGAGCCATTGGAATGCGTCTGTTCTGCTCACTTTGATTCCCAGCCAATTCTCCAAATATGTTAGGATTTTGTTACTATACTCACAACAAAAAAAACAGGTGTTGCAACGTCTCAGTCCCTTGTTCACATATGCAGCAAGTGTCTCTGTCACTTACCCCCAGTCTGTGGAGCTTAGCTCTTGTGTTGAGAGCATTCTGATAGCTTAGCCAAGCGATTATTCTGTGTTTTGGAACAGTCCAGGATGACCAAACCTGATGAAACCAAGGCACCACAGGCCTGATTTCCCTCACAGAATTATATCCATGCTTAATACTGTAGCTGCCAGGACCATCTCCTTGATTATGTAGTTGGTTCATGATGTCTTTAACCTGGCAAATCTTTCTCCAACTCCAACTTGAATCCATAGTAGGTTTATGTCTTTACCCGTGTTTCTTTTACATTGAGATCACCAAAAACCGGAATGTA contains the following coding sequences:
- the LOC141651921 gene encoding uncharacterized protein LOC141651921, producing the protein MDSSWSWRKICQVKDIMNQLHNQGDGPGSYSIKHGYNSVREIRPVVPWFHQVWSSWTVPKHRIIAWLSYQNALNTRAKLHRLGVSDRDTCCICEQGTETLQHLFTRLKKRIIRAVMNAYLYTIWHQRNVSRLEMKLVMPIIVALKIRKLVQDRCSPNIRRPVGAKDVQWIERFEQR